One genomic window of Hydra vulgaris chromosome 03, alternate assembly HydraT2T_AEP includes the following:
- the LOC136078139 gene encoding uncharacterized protein LOC136078139: protein MLNDKQDKRNRANRNTFISKSTVNQIILGIAKLMKSAITEEVQQAGIFSVQLDTTQDVTQADKCAIVLRYVTDKVEERLIGVVDSHSGKGSDLCKLMSNVLEQNGIDITKCVSDSTDGASNMAGAYNGFTTFLEKASPGQIHTWCYAHVLNLVVCDATSSNDAAMTLFGILQKTAMFFRESYLRMDFWTDHMKEKNGQNIHKRLSVIGATRWGSKHDALRKFFGTFRDGEGGLYTDVVQVLEIAVSSTKLSVEARYDAQCLLTSLLKYKTVLTGFVYLRIMESTTPLSKYLQTSGLNFIKAFEMVKVTISEIQTQSRNFDQVKVAADHFINVSATILDEKERDCVIQTDLPMVRKRIRKVMAGELANDDPLTDPLKKFEVEVHNGILDTVLKSLSTRFASHGDLYSDMSCFDPNGFSELLECNIPKKALQKISCHISATGEEAQQLLELLDFAKKWPVLKKTLEESYDCSDQITIDEDEVENEDDATNHKCGPLKKCCSCIYCCYHVLRKYNLYGKSYCMLHRAYKFMLTISITQVACERSFSKLKCVKTRLRSQLTEDHLDSLLMMCIEKDILSNITNDEIIDELAKSSGELKKLLF, encoded by the exons ATGCTGAATGATAAACAGGATAAGAGGAATAGAGCTAACAGAAATACTTTCATTTCCAAATCCACTGTAAACCAAATTATATTAGGAATCGCTAAATTAATGAAAAGTGCAATTACTGAAGAAGTACAACAAGCGGGAATATTCTCAGTGCAACTTGACACAACTCAAGATGTAACACAAGCGGATAAATGTGCGATAGTCCTGCGATACGTTACCGACAAAGTTGAGGAGCGACTTATTGGTGTTGTCGATTCACATTCTGGAAAAGGCAGTGATCTGTGCAAATTGATGTCAAATGTTTTGGAACAAAATGGCATTGATATTACTAAATGTGTGTCAGATAGTACTGATGGCGCGTCTAATATGGCCGGGGCATACAATGGATTTACTACATTCTTAGAAAAAGCGTCTCCTGGACAAATTCACACATGGTGTTATGCGCATGTTTTAAATCTGGTCGTATGTGACGCCACCAGCAGTAATGATGCTGCAATGACACTTTTTGGTATACTTCAAAAGACTGCTATGTTTTTTCGTGAGTCCTACTTGAGAATGGACTTTTGGACTGATcacatgaaagaaaaaaatggcCAAAACATTCACAAACGACTAAGTGTTATCGGTGCTACTAGATGGGGGTCCAAACACGATGCCCTTCGAAAGTTTTTTGGTACGTTTCGCGACGGTGAAGGAGGATTATACACAGACGTCGTTCAAGTACTGGAAATAGCAGTCTCTTCCACTAAATTAAGTGTTGAAGCACGCTATGATGCGCAGTGTCTATTAACGTCCTTATTGAAGTATAAGACTGTACTGACGGGATTTGTATATCTAAGAATAATGGAGTCAACCACACCACTGTCCAAATACCTACAGACGTCTGGATTGAATTTCATAAAGGCGTTTGAGATGGTTAAAGTAACTATTTCAGAAATTCAGACTCAATCACGCAATTTTGATCAAGTTAAGGTGGCTGCAGACCATTTCATTAATGTGTCCGCAACCATTCTTGACGAGAAAGAACGTGATTGTGTTATACAGACAGATTTGCCAATGGTACGCAAAAGAATAAGAAAAGTAATGGCAGGAGAATTAGCAAATGATGATCCACTTACAGatcctttaaaaaagtttgaagtaGAGGTCCACAATGGTATTCTAGACACAGTGTTAAAAAGTCTGTCGACTCGGTTTGCATCACACGGTGATCTGTACTCTGATATGAGTTGTTTTGACCCAAACGGATTTTCTGAGTTATTGGAATGTAATATTCCAAAAAAAGCCCTTCAGAAAATCTCATGTCATATTTCGGCAACAG gcGAAGAAGCACAGCAGTTGCTTGAGCTGTTGGACTTTGCAAAAAAGTggccagttttaaaaaaaacattggaagAGAGTTACGATTGTTCTGATCAAATCACGATTGATGAGGATGAGGTTGAAAATGAAGATGACGCCACCAACCATAAATGCGGCCCTCTAAAGAAGTGTTGCTCGTGCATTTACTGTTGCTACCATGTGCTTCGAAAATATAATCTTTACGGCAAGAGCTACTGCATGCTGCACAGGGCTTACAAATTCATGCTCACAATTTCAATTACCCAAGTGGCTTGTGAGAGGAGTTTCAGCAAGTTGAAATGTGTCAAAACAAGATTGCGAAGTCAGTTGACAGAAGATCACTTGGACTCACTGTTGATGATGTGCATTGAAAAGGACATATTGAGTAACATAACCAACGATGAAATTATTGATGAACTTGCTAAATCGAGtggtgaattaaaaaagttactgttttaa